From Nocardia sp. XZ_19_385, the proteins below share one genomic window:
- a CDS encoding AAA family ATPase gives MAELPLTARLNPSAADARRGVVRLHPEALAALGLREWDGIALFGSRRTAAVVGIAPSGTPAGVALLDDVTLSNAGLRENTTVVVSPATVHGAKQISVSGSAQATQSIPATTLRQALLGKVVTIGDTVSLLPRDLGPDIPASAASQALSRTFGIAWTTELLTVTATDPAPGPVSVQPNTAVVWGAGAISRHNIADVGAPVPAAAALGSIATTDGGQLGRTATSGSFSAVAVEDLVGVHTQAAKLSEWLSLALDEPELLKTLGATPHLGVLVTGPAGVGKTTLARAVAAPRRVVELDGPTVGAEEGGNRLRHVAAAVAEVGSGQGGILLITDIDALLPVQPEPVATLILDQLRAAVASPCIAFLATTAHPSRVDARLRAPDLCDRELALTLPNAAVRRALLEQLLRKVPTGDLKLDEISARTPGFVVADLAALCREAALRAASRSTKEQKPPQLEQDDLLGALKVIRPLSRSGMEELAIGSLGLDDVGDMVETKQALTESVLWPLRHPDSFARLGVDPPRGVLLYGPPGCGKTFLVRALAGSGQLSVHAVKGAELMDKWVGSSERAVRELFQRARDSAPSLIFLDEVDALAPRRGQSSDSGVGDRVVAALLTELDGVEPLRDVVVLAATNRPELIDPALLRPGRLERSIFVPPPDGAARLEILRTAGRSVPLAADVDLTALAKDLDGYSAADCAALLREAALSAMRRDVDAADVTAADVAAARSVVRPSLDPVQVEALRRYASAI, from the coding sequence GTGGCTGAACTTCCGCTCACCGCTCGCCTGAATCCGTCCGCCGCCGATGCCCGGCGCGGGGTGGTGCGCTTGCATCCGGAGGCGCTGGCCGCGCTCGGTTTGCGGGAGTGGGACGGCATCGCGCTGTTCGGCTCCCGGCGCACCGCCGCCGTGGTCGGGATCGCACCCTCCGGCACGCCCGCCGGAGTGGCGCTGCTCGACGATGTCACGTTGTCCAACGCCGGTCTGCGGGAGAACACCACGGTCGTGGTGTCGCCCGCGACCGTGCACGGGGCCAAGCAGATTTCGGTGAGCGGGTCGGCGCAGGCCACCCAGAGCATTCCGGCGACGACGCTGCGGCAGGCCTTGCTCGGCAAGGTCGTCACGATCGGTGACACGGTCTCGCTGCTGCCCCGGGATCTCGGCCCCGATATTCCGGCTTCGGCTGCCAGCCAAGCGCTTTCGCGCACCTTCGGGATCGCGTGGACGACCGAGCTGCTCACCGTGACGGCGACCGATCCGGCGCCGGGGCCGGTGAGCGTGCAGCCCAATACGGCAGTGGTGTGGGGTGCGGGCGCGATCTCCCGGCACAACATCGCCGACGTCGGCGCGCCGGTACCGGCGGCCGCGGCGCTGGGTTCGATCGCCACCACCGACGGCGGCCAGCTGGGCCGCACCGCCACCAGCGGCTCGTTCTCGGCGGTCGCCGTCGAGGATCTGGTGGGCGTGCACACCCAGGCCGCGAAGCTCAGCGAATGGCTCAGCCTCGCCCTCGACGAACCCGAACTGCTCAAAACCCTGGGCGCAACACCGCATCTCGGCGTGCTGGTCACCGGGCCCGCGGGAGTCGGGAAGACGACGCTCGCGCGGGCGGTGGCGGCGCCGCGGCGCGTGGTGGAACTGGACGGACCGACCGTCGGCGCCGAAGAGGGCGGCAACCGGCTGCGGCATGTCGCGGCGGCGGTCGCGGAGGTCGGTTCCGGGCAGGGCGGCATCCTGCTGATCACCGATATCGACGCGCTGCTGCCCGTGCAACCGGAACCGGTCGCCACCCTCATCCTCGATCAATTGCGGGCGGCGGTGGCCTCGCCGTGCATCGCGTTCCTGGCGACGACCGCGCATCCGAGCCGGGTCGATGCCCGGCTGCGCGCGCCGGATCTGTGCGATCGGGAACTCGCGCTCACCCTGCCCAACGCGGCGGTGCGCCGGGCGCTGCTGGAGCAGTTGCTGCGCAAGGTGCCGACCGGCGATCTGAAGCTCGACGAAATCTCGGCGCGGACACCGGGTTTCGTGGTGGCCGACCTCGCCGCGCTGTGCCGGGAGGCGGCACTGCGCGCGGCTTCGCGCAGTACCAAGGAGCAGAAGCCGCCGCAGCTGGAGCAGGACGACCTGCTCGGCGCGCTGAAAGTCATTCGCCCGCTGTCGCGTTCGGGCATGGAGGAACTCGCGATCGGCAGTCTCGGCCTCGACGATGTCGGCGATATGGTCGAGACCAAGCAGGCGCTCACCGAGTCGGTGCTCTGGCCGCTGCGCCATCCGGATTCCTTCGCCCGGCTCGGCGTCGACCCGCCGCGCGGTGTGCTGCTCTACGGGCCGCCCGGCTGCGGCAAGACCTTCCTGGTGCGGGCGCTCGCGGGCAGCGGCCAGCTCAGCGTGCACGCGGTGAAGGGCGCCGAGCTGATGGACAAGTGGGTCGGCTCCTCGGAGCGGGCGGTGCGCGAATTGTTCCAGCGGGCCCGGGATTCCGCGCCGTCGCTGATCTTCCTGGACGAGGTGGATGCGCTCGCCCCGCGCCGCGGGCAGAGCAGCGATTCCGGGGTCGGCGACCGGGTGGTGGCGGCCTTGCTCACCGAGCTGGACGGTGTCGAGCCGCTGCGCGATGTGGTGGTGCTGGCCGCGACGAACCGGCCCGAGCTGATCGATCCGGCGCTGTTGCGCCCGGGCCGGTTGGAGCGCTCGATTTTCGTGCCGCCGCCGGATGGGGCCGCGCGGCTGGAGATCCTGCGCACCGCGGGGCGTTCGGTGCCGCTGGCCGCCGATGTCGACCTGACCGCGCTCGCCAAGGATCTGGACGGATATTCCGCGGCCGACTGCGCCGCGCTGCTGCGTGAGGCCGCGCTGTCGGCAATGCGCCGGGATGTCGATGCCGCCGATGTGACCGCCGCCGATGTCGCCGCGGCCCGGTCGGTGGTGCGGCCGTCGCTGGATCCGGTTCAGGTGGAGGCGTTGCGCCGGTACGCCTCCGCGATCTGA
- the mnhG gene encoding monovalent cation/H(+) antiporter subunit G, translating to MSLFFDVVSGLLILTGALLAFTAAIAIIRFPDTLTRMHAATKPQVIGLILILVGAAIQLRNDGQAWMLALTGLFTMLTAPVIAHLLGRTAYREQRNRDGLLRINELGDDIDDV from the coding sequence ATGAGCCTCTTCTTCGACGTGGTGTCGGGCCTGCTCATCCTCACCGGCGCGCTGCTGGCGTTCACCGCGGCCATCGCCATCATCCGTTTCCCCGACACCCTGACCCGTATGCACGCGGCAACCAAACCTCAGGTGATCGGGCTGATCCTGATTCTGGTCGGGGCCGCCATCCAGCTCCGCAACGACGGTCAGGCCTGGATGCTCGCGCTCACCGGTTTGTTCACGATGCTCACCGCGCCGGTCATCGCACACCTGCTCGGCCGCACCGCCTATCGGGAACAGCGGAACCGCGACGGCCTGCTGCGCATCAACGAGCTCGGCGACGACATCGACGACGTCTGA
- a CDS encoding Na+/H+ antiporter subunit A, whose protein sequence is MLAILLAHAFAALVAPVCVRVLGRNAFLLLALAPFGSLLWVIANWGDTQQVRIRWAPTIEMNIELRFDTLSAIMATLVLGIGALILVYCARYFEDDEPRLGMFAAQLVGFAGAMFGLVSSDNMLLLYIFWETTTVLSFLLVGHNGEQAVSRRAAIQALLVTGAGGLAMLVGIIILGQRTGSYLLSDLLAAGQPPAGVAAQVGVALLLVGALSKSAIVPLHFWLPGAMAAPTPVSAYLHAAAMVKAGVYLVARLAPVFATSPVWHPLVLTLGVFSMLLAGWRAMQVTDLKLLLAFGTVSQLGFLILLVGLGTREGALAGVALIVAHALFKGCLFMVVGIVDHGAGTRDLRRLSGLGRKAPWLCGIAVLAAASMAGIPPLLGFAGKESALSAILDGGQLPGLARNGLLVGVVVASMLTVAYSARFVWGAFGEKPWRPTEDDTDSGPVLWHPIDISRLPGEQRKRPLRVRRPDPATDDRIGVHWHAPARLFVAPPAILAVAGLLGGLASPWVGHLIDPYAQTLPGAPFTSLAVWHGVTIELVLTTMILIAGATVFAFRHEIAASAHYRLGNADRAYDATLRAMDRLSRRMTATVQRGSLPLSQATILGTLIILPVAMLLLGARRHVELRLWDTPVQLAVGAIMAAMALGATVLRNRLASVLVVGVTGYGCGVIFALHGAPDLALTQFLLETLTLVIFVLVLRAFPAEIEDSRTAAYRPHRAVFAVLVGITVAVLAAFASAARSSAPIWHLIPDAAYQFGGGKNAVNVLLVDIRAWDTLGEISVLIVAATGVASLVFRTRRTGSAPRAVDSPDYDPDALSWLPAGRLVDRRERSMVLQITTRLVFPTIMVLSVYFFFAGHNAPGGGFAGGLTAGLALTLRYLAGGRYELGEALPVEAGHVLGAGLTLAAGTAVTSLLLGAPPLSSAIVELTIPLIGHVKLVTAMFFDLGVYLIVVGLVLDVLRSLGARLDKELEEA, encoded by the coding sequence TTGCTCGCAATCCTGCTCGCACACGCCTTCGCCGCACTGGTGGCGCCGGTGTGCGTACGAGTGCTGGGGCGCAACGCTTTTCTGCTGCTCGCGCTGGCGCCGTTCGGTTCGCTGCTCTGGGTGATCGCGAATTGGGGTGACACCCAACAGGTTCGGATCCGCTGGGCGCCGACCATCGAGATGAACATCGAGCTGCGGTTCGACACGCTGTCGGCGATCATGGCCACGCTGGTGCTCGGTATCGGCGCGCTGATCCTGGTCTACTGCGCGCGGTATTTCGAGGACGACGAACCCCGCCTCGGCATGTTCGCGGCTCAGCTGGTCGGCTTCGCCGGCGCTATGTTCGGGCTGGTCAGCAGTGACAACATGTTGCTGCTGTACATCTTCTGGGAAACCACGACGGTGTTGTCGTTCCTGCTGGTCGGCCACAACGGGGAGCAGGCGGTGAGCCGGCGCGCGGCGATCCAGGCGCTGCTGGTCACCGGCGCCGGCGGATTGGCCATGCTGGTCGGGATCATCATTCTCGGGCAGCGCACCGGGAGTTATCTGCTCTCGGACCTGCTGGCCGCCGGGCAACCGCCGGCCGGTGTCGCCGCGCAGGTGGGGGTGGCGCTGCTGCTGGTCGGGGCGCTGAGCAAGTCGGCCATTGTGCCGCTGCACTTCTGGTTGCCGGGCGCTATGGCCGCGCCGACCCCGGTCAGCGCGTATCTGCATGCGGCGGCGATGGTGAAGGCGGGCGTGTATCTGGTGGCGCGACTGGCGCCGGTGTTCGCGACGAGTCCGGTGTGGCATCCGCTGGTGCTCACGCTCGGGGTGTTCTCGATGCTGCTGGCCGGTTGGCGGGCGATGCAGGTGACCGATCTGAAGCTGCTGCTGGCCTTCGGGACGGTGAGTCAGCTGGGGTTCCTGATCCTGCTGGTCGGGCTCGGCACCCGGGAGGGAGCGCTGGCGGGCGTGGCGTTGATCGTGGCGCACGCGCTCTTCAAGGGGTGCCTGTTCATGGTGGTCGGGATCGTCGATCACGGCGCGGGGACAAGGGATTTGCGCAGACTCTCGGGGCTGGGACGGAAGGCGCCCTGGCTGTGCGGGATCGCGGTGCTGGCGGCGGCCAGCATGGCGGGAATACCGCCGCTACTGGGGTTCGCCGGGAAGGAGAGCGCGCTGAGCGCGATCCTGGACGGTGGGCAACTACCCGGGCTCGCGCGCAACGGGTTGCTGGTGGGCGTGGTGGTCGCGTCCATGCTGACGGTGGCCTACAGCGCGCGGTTCGTCTGGGGCGCGTTCGGCGAAAAGCCTTGGCGGCCAACGGAAGACGACACCGACAGCGGGCCGGTGCTGTGGCATCCGATCGATATCTCCCGGCTTCCGGGCGAGCAGCGGAAGCGACCTCTCCGGGTGCGCCGGCCGGATCCGGCGACCGATGACCGGATCGGTGTGCACTGGCACGCGCCCGCCCGGCTGTTCGTAGCGCCGCCCGCGATCCTGGCGGTGGCGGGACTGCTCGGCGGCCTGGCCTCGCCGTGGGTGGGCCACCTCATCGACCCGTACGCGCAAACGCTGCCGGGTGCGCCGTTCACCAGCCTCGCGGTGTGGCACGGCGTCACCATCGAATTGGTGCTCACCACCATGATTCTCATCGCGGGCGCGACGGTTTTCGCTTTCCGGCACGAGATCGCCGCTTCAGCGCATTATCGCCTGGGCAATGCCGACCGCGCCTACGATGCGACGTTGCGCGCCATGGATCGGCTGTCGCGTCGCATGACCGCGACGGTGCAGCGGGGTTCACTGCCGTTGAGCCAGGCCACGATTCTCGGCACACTCATCATCCTGCCGGTCGCGATGTTGCTGCTGGGTGCGCGCCGGCACGTGGAGTTGCGGCTGTGGGACACCCCGGTGCAGCTGGCCGTCGGGGCGATCATGGCGGCGATGGCGTTGGGCGCCACCGTTTTACGTAATCGCCTGGCCAGTGTGCTGGTCGTCGGCGTCACCGGATACGGGTGCGGTGTCATCTTCGCACTGCACGGCGCACCGGATCTGGCGCTCACCCAATTCCTGCTCGAGACACTGACTTTGGTGATCTTCGTCCTGGTGTTGCGCGCTTTCCCGGCGGAGATCGAGGACAGCCGTACCGCCGCGTACCGGCCGCACCGGGCGGTGTTCGCGGTGCTCGTCGGCATCACCGTCGCGGTGCTGGCCGCCTTCGCGAGCGCCGCGCGCAGCAGCGCACCGATCTGGCATCTGATCCCCGACGCCGCCTATCAGTTCGGCGGCGGCAAGAACGCGGTCAACGTGCTGCTGGTGGATATCCGGGCCTGGGACACCCTGGGCGAGATCTCGGTGCTCATCGTCGCCGCCACCGGTGTCGCTTCACTGGTGTTCCGCACCCGCCGCACCGGTAGCGCGCCGCGCGCGGTGGACTCGCCCGACTACGATCCCGACGCCCTGAGTTGGTTGCCCGCAGGACGTTTGGTGGATCGCCGGGAACGGTCGATGGTTCTGCAGATCACCACGAGGCTGGTGTTCCCGACCATCATGGTGCTGTCGGTGTATTTCTTCTTCGCGGGCCACAACGCGCCCGGCGGCGGTTTCGCGGGCGGGCTCACCGCCGGGCTGGCGCTGACCCTGCGCTATCTGGCCGGTGGCCGTTACGAACTCGGCGAGGCACTGCCCGTCGAGGCCGGACATGTCCTGGGCGCGGGCTTGACCCTGGCCGCCGGGACCGCCGTCACCTCGCTACTACTGGGGGCGCCGCCGTTGTCCTCGGCCATCGTAGAGCTCACCATTCCGCTGATCGGCCACGTAAAACTCGTCACCGCAATGTTTTTCGATCTCGGCGTCTACCTGATCGTGGTGGGCCTGGTGCTGGACGTACTGCGCAGCCTGGGCGCGCGCCTGGACAAGGAGCTCGAGGAAGCATGA
- a CDS encoding acyl-CoA dehydrogenase translates to MTLFNPKTCEFAEFDAETRRLLRATVDWFEARGKTALKHDDRERIWYSDFLDFVKRERVFATFLTPAAQANGDPNKRWDTGRIAMLSKILGFYGMSYWYVWQVTILGLGPIWQSDNAKAKAKAAALLDSGEIFAFGLSEKEHGADVYSTDMVLEPKGGGYTATGSKHYIGNGNLAAMVSVFGRRADKPIIDSATALDSKPTQEDYEGYLFFVADSRHQNYKLGRNVVDSQMYVAAFDLEQYPVAEDDILHRGEAAFHAAMNTVNVGKFNLGFGAVGACEHAFHEAINHAENRILFGHKVTEFPQVQALVTDSYARLIAMKLYSERAIDYLRTASPEDRRYLLFNAIEKMSVTRQGQRIIEDLADVIAARGFENDMYFPMAMLGLFGLPRLEGTVHVNMALSLKFMANYMFHPSDAGLVALRYLPGTAPKGAVRAVSGALSWSSRKLTPRASAAVPQLRSEFAGAQYPTVPTRRDAADDEFLFRQGPSSGLGRIRFRDWRPVFEKFAHVPNVAVFLEQALAFQTLLAAASPTAAQQRDVDFLFALGELFTALPYAQLVLEQAEIEGTDAAVLDQIFDGFVREFSKNALTLHTKPAATKAQQTRALDLVRRPVADRARFEQVFAQARSQAGSYEMNA, encoded by the coding sequence ATGACCTTGTTCAACCCGAAGACCTGTGAATTCGCGGAGTTCGACGCCGAAACCCGTCGCTTGCTGCGCGCCACGGTCGACTGGTTCGAGGCTCGCGGCAAGACCGCGCTCAAGCACGATGATCGGGAACGGATCTGGTACTCCGACTTCCTGGACTTCGTGAAGCGCGAGCGGGTGTTCGCCACCTTCCTCACCCCGGCCGCGCAGGCCAACGGCGATCCGAACAAGCGCTGGGACACCGGCCGCATCGCCATGCTGAGCAAGATCCTCGGCTTCTACGGCATGTCCTACTGGTATGTCTGGCAGGTCACCATCCTCGGGCTGGGCCCGATCTGGCAGAGCGACAACGCCAAAGCGAAGGCCAAGGCCGCGGCACTGCTGGATTCCGGCGAGATCTTCGCTTTCGGCCTGTCCGAGAAGGAGCACGGCGCCGACGTCTACTCCACCGACATGGTGCTCGAGCCCAAGGGCGGCGGGTACACCGCGACCGGTAGCAAGCACTACATCGGCAACGGCAACCTGGCCGCCATGGTTTCGGTGTTCGGGCGGCGCGCCGACAAGCCGATCATCGACAGCGCGACGGCGCTGGACAGCAAGCCGACGCAGGAGGATTACGAGGGGTACCTCTTCTTCGTCGCCGACAGCCGGCACCAGAACTACAAGCTGGGCCGCAACGTCGTGGACAGCCAGATGTATGTCGCCGCTTTCGATCTGGAGCAGTACCCGGTCGCCGAGGACGACATCCTGCACCGCGGTGAGGCCGCCTTCCATGCCGCGATGAACACCGTCAACGTCGGCAAGTTCAACCTCGGCTTCGGCGCGGTCGGCGCCTGCGAGCACGCCTTCCACGAGGCCATCAACCACGCCGAGAACCGGATCCTGTTCGGGCACAAGGTGACCGAGTTCCCGCAGGTGCAGGCGCTGGTCACCGACTCGTACGCGCGGCTGATCGCGATGAAGCTCTACAGCGAGCGCGCCATCGACTACCTGCGCACCGCCTCCCCCGAGGATCGCCGCTACCTGCTGTTCAACGCGATCGAGAAGATGAGCGTCACCCGGCAGGGCCAGCGCATCATCGAGGACCTCGCGGACGTCATCGCCGCGCGCGGCTTCGAGAACGACATGTACTTCCCGATGGCGATGCTGGGTCTGTTCGGCCTGCCGCGCCTGGAGGGCACGGTGCACGTGAACATGGCGCTGTCGCTGAAGTTCATGGCCAACTACATGTTCCATCCCAGCGATGCCGGCCTGGTCGCGTTGCGCTACCTGCCCGGTACCGCGCCCAAGGGTGCGGTGCGCGCGGTGTCCGGCGCGCTGAGCTGGTCCAGTCGTAAGCTCACCCCGCGTGCGAGTGCCGCTGTGCCGCAGCTGCGTTCGGAATTCGCGGGCGCGCAGTATCCGACCGTGCCGACCCGTCGCGACGCGGCCGACGACGAGTTCCTGTTCCGGCAGGGCCCGAGCAGCGGCCTGGGCCGGATCCGGTTCCGGGACTGGCGTCCGGTATTCGAGAAGTTCGCGCACGTGCCGAACGTCGCGGTGTTCCTGGAGCAGGCGCTGGCCTTCCAGACCCTGCTGGCCGCCGCCTCCCCGACCGCCGCGCAGCAGCGCGACGTCGACTTCCTGTTCGCGCTCGGCGAGCTGTTCACCGCGCTCCCCTACGCCCAGCTGGTGCTGGAGCAGGCCGAGATCGAAGGCACCGACGCCGCGGTACTGGACCAGATCTTCGACGGATTCGTGCGCGAGTTCTCCAAGAACGCGCTGACCCTGCACACCAAGCCCGCCGCGACCAAGGCCCAGCAGACCCGCGCGCTGGATCTGGTGCGCCGCCCGGTCGCCGACCGGGCCCGCTTCGAGCAGGTCTTCGCGCAGGCCCGTTCACAGGCCGGTTCGTACGAGATGAACGCCTAA
- a CDS encoding monovalent cation/H+ antiporter complex subunit F produces the protein MTVVAVIAGVLLIAAAGLTCFRILAGPSTLDRVVGIDSLTAIAASGLAVWAAYDRDTTDVPAIVALALVGFLGSAAVTRFRVQDDR, from the coding sequence ATGACCGTGGTTGCCGTGATCGCGGGCGTGCTGCTCATCGCGGCCGCCGGACTCACCTGTTTTCGCATCCTGGCGGGGCCGAGCACCCTGGACCGGGTCGTCGGAATCGATTCCCTCACAGCGATTGCCGCCTCCGGGCTGGCGGTCTGGGCGGCCTACGACCGCGACACCACCGACGTGCCGGCCATCGTCGCGCTCGCGCTCGTGGGTTTCCTCGGCTCCGCCGCCGTGACCCGCTTCCGCGTCCAGGACGACCGATGA
- a CDS encoding Na(+)/H(+) antiporter subunit C, protein MTSNLTLLVLIAVLVACGVYLILERAVSKMLLGMILFGNGVNLLIITVAGPDGAPPILGAFDDQHAEMADPLAQAMVLTAIVITMGLAAFVLALAYRAYILTTSEEVENDPEDVQVATRREVEEPEE, encoded by the coding sequence ATGACGTCGAATCTGACCTTGCTGGTGCTGATCGCGGTGCTGGTCGCCTGCGGCGTCTACCTGATCCTGGAACGCGCGGTGTCGAAAATGCTGCTCGGCATGATCCTGTTCGGCAATGGGGTGAACCTGCTCATCATCACCGTCGCCGGGCCGGATGGGGCGCCGCCGATCCTCGGCGCCTTCGACGACCAGCACGCGGAGATGGCCGATCCGCTGGCGCAGGCGATGGTGCTCACCGCGATCGTAATCACCATGGGGCTGGCGGCTTTCGTGCTCGCGCTGGCTTACCGGGCCTACATCCTGACCACCTCCGAAGAGGTCGAGAACGATCCGGAAGACGTTCAGGTGGCCACGCGCCGCGAGGTCGAGGAGCCGGAGGAATGA
- a CDS encoding TetR/AcrR family transcriptional regulator has translation MGSDQAVAPRQRARHLGPERRRPQVLDTALEIAVQHGIAAVTIAAVAERMQVTRPVVYACFADRVELIQELIQREEDHLISGLLQATPRRAVDAGETVFVEGFQALLEIAADRPDAWRLLYGNPDPAVADSFGRGRKLAVTRCTELLRPTLRAWGTEDAERKLPVLVELWVSAGEGAVRSLLADDGAWTPQTLGAFVGAAVYRALRQA, from the coding sequence ATGGGTAGCGATCAGGCCGTAGCGCCACGGCAGCGGGCGCGGCATCTCGGGCCGGAACGACGCCGCCCGCAGGTGCTCGACACCGCGCTGGAGATCGCCGTGCAACACGGCATCGCCGCGGTGACCATCGCCGCCGTCGCCGAGCGGATGCAGGTCACCCGGCCGGTGGTCTACGCCTGCTTCGCCGATCGCGTCGAGCTGATCCAGGAGCTCATTCAGCGCGAGGAAGACCACCTCATCAGCGGCCTGCTGCAGGCGACCCCGCGCCGCGCCGTCGACGCGGGGGAGACGGTATTCGTCGAGGGCTTCCAGGCCTTGCTGGAAATCGCGGCCGACCGGCCCGACGCCTGGCGGCTGCTGTACGGCAATCCCGATCCGGCCGTGGCGGATTCGTTCGGCCGCGGCCGCAAGCTGGCGGTCACCCGCTGCACCGAGCTGCTGCGCCCGACCCTGCGCGCCTGGGGCACCGAGGACGCCGAGCGCAAGCTGCCGGTGCTCGTCGAGTTGTGGGTGTCGGCCGGTGAGGGTGCGGTGCGTTCCCTGCTCGCCGACGACGGCGCGTGGACACCGCAGACGCTCGGCGCCTTCGTCGGCGCGGCCGTCTATCGGGCGCTGCGCCAAGCCTGA
- a CDS encoding Na+/H+ antiporter subunit D, which translates to MNHHLSPGLLPVLIPLPVLIPLLGAAVTLIFGQQRMIQRYITLLALTSGVVISALMLYLTDHHGTGVVQVGGWRTPIGISLVADRLSAAMLLVSYIVLLCVSAYGSGQNIRDGDEKQPTSIFRPTYLVLTAGVSAAFLAGDLFNLFVGFEILLAASFVLLTIGATAERIRAGVAYVMVSMLSSLIFLTGIALAYATTGTLNLAQLSVRLGEAPEGVRTAVYAVLLVAFGIKAAVFPLSNWLPDSYPTAPAPVTAVFAGLLTKVGVYAIIRTHSLLAPDGRFDTVLLVCGLLTMLIGIFGAIAQSDIRRLLSFTLVSHIGFMVFGIGLATVAGLAGAVFYVAHHILVQTTLFLVVGIIERQAGSTSMRRLGGLAASPVIAFLFLIPALNLAGIPPFSGFIGKVALLQAGAMDGSALAWVLVGGAVLTSLLTLYVVAIVWAKAFWRDRSDAPEGHLAAAKPPALIEETDDVLYDERSDPGRIPVLMVGATTVLGVVGLALTVFAGPILGIADRAAADLHDSTVYIVAVLGDPGDFR; encoded by the coding sequence ATGAACCATCACCTGTCCCCCGGCCTGCTGCCCGTCCTGATTCCACTGCCCGTGCTGATCCCGTTGCTCGGCGCGGCCGTGACGCTGATCTTCGGGCAGCAGCGGATGATCCAGCGCTACATCACGCTGCTCGCGCTGACCTCGGGTGTCGTGATCAGCGCGCTGATGCTGTATCTGACCGACCACCACGGCACCGGGGTCGTGCAGGTCGGCGGCTGGCGGACCCCGATCGGGATCTCGCTGGTGGCCGACCGGCTCTCGGCGGCGATGCTGCTCGTCTCCTACATCGTGCTGCTGTGCGTGTCGGCCTACGGTTCCGGCCAGAACATCCGCGACGGCGACGAGAAACAGCCGACATCGATCTTCCGGCCCACGTATCTCGTTCTGACGGCGGGTGTTTCGGCGGCGTTCCTGGCCGGTGACCTGTTCAACCTGTTCGTCGGTTTCGAGATCCTGCTGGCCGCGTCGTTCGTGCTGCTCACCATCGGCGCGACCGCGGAACGCATCCGGGCGGGTGTCGCCTACGTGATGGTTTCGATGCTGTCCTCGCTGATCTTCCTGACCGGAATCGCGCTGGCGTACGCCACCACCGGGACGCTGAACCTCGCGCAGCTGTCCGTCCGGCTGGGCGAGGCGCCGGAGGGGGTCCGCACCGCCGTGTACGCGGTGCTGCTGGTGGCGTTCGGGATCAAAGCCGCTGTGTTCCCGCTGTCGAACTGGCTGCCCGACTCCTATCCGACCGCACCCGCCCCGGTGACCGCGGTGTTCGCGGGCTTGCTGACGAAAGTCGGTGTGTACGCGATCATCCGGACGCATTCGCTGCTCGCGCCGGACGGCCGGTTCGACACCGTGCTGCTGGTGTGTGGATTGCTCACCATGCTGATCGGCATCTTCGGGGCCATCGCGCAGAGTGATATTCGCCGATTGCTTTCCTTCACGCTGGTCAGTCACATCGGGTTCATGGTGTTCGGCATCGGACTGGCCACCGTCGCCGGGCTCGCGGGCGCGGTTTTCTATGTGGCACACCACATTCTGGTGCAGACCACGCTGTTCCTGGTGGTGGGCATCATCGAGCGGCAGGCCGGATCGACGTCGATGCGGCGGCTCGGCGGACTGGCGGCGAGTCCCGTGATCGCCTTCTTGTTCCTGATTCCCGCGTTGAATCTCGCTGGCATACCGCCGTTTTCGGGGTTCATCGGCAAGGTGGCGCTGTTGCAGGCGGGCGCGATGGACGGCAGCGCGCTGGCCTGGGTGCTGGTCGGCGGTGCGGTGCTGACCAGCCTGCTGACCCTGTACGTAGTGGCGATCGTGTGGGCAAAAGCCTTCTGGCGGGACCGATCCGACGCACCCGAGGGCCATCTCGCGGCCGCGAAACCCCCGGCGCTGATCGAGGAGACAGACGATGTGCTCTACGACGAACGCTCCGATCCCGGCCGCATCCCGGTGCTGATGGTCGGGGCGACCACGGTGCTCGGGGTGGTGGGGCTCGCGCTCACCGTGTTCGCCGGGCCGATCCTCGGCATCGCCGACCGCGCCGCCGCCGACCTGCACGACTCGACCGTGTATATCGTTGCGGTCCTGGGTGATCCGGGAGACTTCCGATGA
- a CDS encoding Na+/H+ antiporter subunit E, protein MNAEQVFGVSKSVIVRGALLIWLAVVYTALWGDLSVANILGGLAVGALIIFALPLPRMPVTGQLSLRALAELTVVSVYYAMESSFQIAWFAIRPAPPPVSGVLRVNLSTRSDLVMVLCTDLLNLIPGTMVLEIDRRRCVVYVHVLDVSSEAAVQRFYETTRRLDRLLVAAFERTVSR, encoded by the coding sequence ATGAACGCCGAACAGGTCTTCGGGGTGAGCAAATCCGTCATCGTGCGGGGCGCGCTGCTGATCTGGCTGGCGGTGGTCTACACGGCGCTGTGGGGTGACCTCAGCGTCGCCAATATCCTCGGCGGCCTGGCCGTCGGCGCGCTGATCATCTTCGCGCTGCCGCTGCCCCGGATGCCGGTCACCGGTCAGCTGAGTCTGCGTGCGCTCGCCGAATTGACCGTGGTGAGTGTGTATTACGCGATGGAATCCAGTTTCCAGATCGCCTGGTTCGCCATCCGGCCGGCGCCGCCGCCGGTGTCGGGGGTGCTGCGGGTCAACCTGAGTACCCGCTCCGATCTGGTGATGGTGTTGTGCACCGACCTGCTCAATCTGATCCCCGGCACCATGGTGCTGGAGATCGACCGGCGGCGCTGTGTGGTGTACGTGCACGTCCTCGATGTGAGCAGCGAGGCGGCGGTGCAGCGCTTCTACGAGACCACCCGGCGGCTGGATCGGCTGCTGGTCGCGGCGTTCGAACGGACGGTGTCCCGATGA